A single genomic interval of bacterium harbors:
- a CDS encoding cold shock domain-containing protein, with translation MATQLDRIERLLAALCDHLGIHDVNTSRPQSAKDVGAEHGRRYVGVVSRFEHGWGFIECAELDHNFFVHYSDIEGTGLRSLEAGEQVTFEVGPGKDGRPKAVRVRRPSTGPAAPGEAASTRDTAGEDSRAPGVEDARDEDTDMPQPESSGVLPPRSSPRRTTARRVRLGALPGRRPAISW, from the coding sequence ATGGCGACGCAATTGGATCGGATTGAACGGCTGCTGGCGGCTCTGTGCGACCATCTCGGGATCCACGATGTGAACACTTCGCGTCCGCAGAGTGCCAAGGACGTGGGCGCCGAACACGGGCGCCGGTATGTCGGGGTCGTGTCCCGGTTCGAGCACGGCTGGGGATTCATCGAGTGCGCGGAACTGGATCACAACTTCTTCGTGCACTACAGCGACATCGAGGGCACGGGGCTGAGATCGCTGGAGGCCGGGGAACAGGTAACCTTCGAGGTCGGCCCGGGCAAGGATGGGCGGCCGAAGGCGGTGCGGGTGCGGCGTCCGTCCACCGGCCCGGCCGCGCCGGGAGAGGCGGCGTCGACCCGGGACACTGCAGGCGAAGATTCGCGTGCCCCCGGCGTCGAAGATGCCCGCGACGAAGACACTGACATGCCGCAACCGGAGTCGTCCGGGGTGCTCCCTCCACGGTCGTCTCCCCGGCGGACCACCGCCCGGCGCGTCCGTCTCGGTGCGCTGCCTGGGAGACGCCCGGCGATCTCATGGTAG